The proteins below are encoded in one region of Maribacter aestuarii:
- a CDS encoding amidohydrolase, with protein MLNSYWRTCSVMLALAFTMLFTACTDKESPVDFIVWNATIWTGNSELATAKAMAISGDTIIDIGADIDILTLKGPNTKLLDMEGAFITPGFIDSHVHLMMGGNALLSVQLRDAATPEEFTKRIGDYTATLQPDNWVLEGNWDHTLWGGELPKKEWIDEVTSENPVALYRLDGHMLLANSLALRLSGIDKNTPDIEGGQIVRYPDGTPTGILKDNAMNLVLENISPMTTEEKESALKAAMNYLLSQGVTSVHDVDSLGTYSVAKKLKEDGKLGIRIYAINPLNYWNRRYDSSLESDQWLKTGGLKGFVDGSLGSHTAAFMAPYTDKPNDNGFLINSEENLYEWIAMADKKDLQVLVHAIGDRAIHELLDIFEKVTNEEGVKDRRFRMEHVQHITAKDVRRLSDLNIIASMQPYHAVDDGRWAEKLIGPERIKTTYAFRDLLNAGTVLAFGSDWPVAPATPLEGIYAATTRRTLDGKNPDGWVPEQKITVEEALLAYTKNGAFASFEEAIKGTLEPGKLADFVVLDKNILGENPNQIKDIKVLKTFVGGQKVYEATSN; from the coding sequence ATGCTAAATTCATATTGGAGAACTTGTTCTGTTATGCTCGCTCTGGCATTTACCATGCTTTTCACGGCATGTACGGATAAGGAATCCCCGGTAGATTTTATCGTTTGGAACGCTACTATTTGGACCGGCAATAGTGAACTAGCTACGGCCAAGGCCATGGCAATATCTGGGGATACCATTATAGATATTGGGGCGGATATTGATATTCTCACATTAAAAGGGCCAAATACGAAGCTATTGGACATGGAGGGTGCATTTATTACACCTGGGTTTATTGATAGTCATGTGCATTTAATGATGGGTGGCAATGCGTTACTTAGTGTACAATTACGAGACGCCGCAACCCCGGAAGAATTCACCAAACGCATTGGAGATTATACAGCTACTTTACAACCGGACAATTGGGTTCTAGAAGGAAATTGGGATCATACCCTTTGGGGAGGAGAGCTTCCTAAGAAAGAATGGATTGATGAGGTTACGAGTGAAAATCCAGTAGCCTTGTATCGTTTGGACGGCCACATGCTTTTAGCAAATTCGCTAGCATTAAGACTCTCAGGAATCGATAAAAATACCCCTGACATCGAAGGTGGGCAAATTGTAAGATATCCAGATGGCACACCGACGGGCATCTTAAAGGATAATGCAATGAACTTAGTCTTGGAAAATATATCTCCCATGACAACTGAAGAAAAAGAAAGTGCCTTAAAAGCAGCGATGAATTACCTATTATCTCAAGGAGTTACCTCCGTTCATGATGTGGATAGTTTGGGCACCTATTCCGTAGCCAAAAAATTAAAGGAAGATGGAAAATTAGGCATTCGGATTTACGCAATAAATCCCCTAAATTATTGGAACCGAAGATATGACAGTAGCTTGGAAAGTGACCAATGGTTAAAAACAGGCGGGCTAAAGGGCTTTGTAGATGGTTCCTTAGGTTCGCATACCGCGGCCTTCATGGCCCCTTATACGGATAAACCAAACGACAACGGATTTTTGATCAATTCAGAAGAAAATCTTTACGAATGGATTGCTATGGCGGACAAGAAGGACTTACAGGTTTTGGTTCATGCCATTGGTGATAGGGCCATCCATGAACTATTAGATATTTTTGAAAAAGTAACCAATGAAGAAGGAGTGAAAGATCGACGATTTCGAATGGAGCATGTACAACACATTACAGCCAAAGATGTCCGAAGACTTTCCGATTTAAACATTATCGCCAGCATGCAGCCATATCATGCTGTAGATGATGGCCGGTGGGCGGAAAAATTAATAGGCCCTGAACGCATAAAGACCACCTACGCCTTTAGGGATTTGTTAAATGCGGGAACGGTACTTGCATTTGGTAGTGATTGGCCTGTGGCTCCTGCCACTCCTTTGGAAGGAATCTATGCTGCGACAACACGACGTACGCTAGACGGTAAAAATCCGGATGGATGGGTGCCCGAACAAAAAATTACTGTAGAGGAAGCCCTACTGGCTTACACCAAGAATGGTGCTTTCGCATCCTTTGAAGAAGCCATAAAAGGGACACTGGAGCCAGGTAAACTGGCCGATTTTGTGGTTCTAGACAAGAATATTTTAGGGGAAAATCCAAATCAGATAAAAGATATTAAAGTATTGAAAACTTTTGTGGGCGGACAGAAAGTATATGAAGCTACATCAAATTAG